The genomic region ATTTATTATTTCCCCCAATTTCTCGGCGGTGATTTTCAAATCGCTCAATTTACATTGTTTTTCTTTGAGAATTTTCAAAATGTCGGTTAAAATCCAACCGGAAGCGAGTTTTGCGTTTCCTGAAATTTTTGTGGTTTTTTCGTAGTAATCGGCGATTTCAGGTGTTTCGGTTAAAACCGTAATCGCGTTGTTTTCAAGTTCGTATTGTTCTGAGAAACGTTTCTCTTTCGCTTTCGGGAGTTCGGGAAGCGAATTCTTTTGCTCGTTTATCATATCGTCGTTGACAATCAGCGCCGTTAAATCAGGGTCGGGAAAATAGCGGTAATCGTCGGACGATTCTTTTGTACGCATTGCGATAGTAATGTTTTTGTCCGCATCCCAAAGAAACGTTTGTTGAACGACTTTTCCGCCGCTTTCTATCAATTCGGTTTGACGCATTACTTCATAATCTATCGCCTTTTTCACATTGGAAAAACTATTCATATTTTTAAGTTCCGCCTTTGTGCCCAGTTTCGTTTCGCCGACCGGGCGAATGGACACGTTCGCGTCACAGCGCAAACTTCCCTCTTCCATATTGCAGTCGCAAACGTCAAGATATTGCAGTATTTTTTTGAGCGAAACCAAATATTGATACGCCTCTTCTGAACTTCGCATATCCGGTTCGCTGACTATTTCAATCAACGGCGTTCCGCAGCGGTTTGCGTCAAAAAGCGAGTCGGAGTCTTGATCGTGGATCAATTTTCCGGCATCTTCTTCGAGGTGGATACGAGTGATTTTTACTCGTTTTTCCGCGTTATCGACTGTTATGTCCAAGTATCCGTTTTCACAAATCGGAAGTTCAAACTGTGAAATTTGGTAACCTTTGGGCAAATCCGGGTAAAAATAATTTTTCCTTGCGAAAACGCTTTCTTTGCGAATCGAATGATTTGTCGCCAAACCTGCGCGAATCGCTTTTTTTACGACTTCACGGTTTAAAACCGGCAAAGCGCCGGGTAATCCCAAACATACCGGACAAGAATGCGTATTCGGTTCGTCGCCGAAAGAGGTTTTACATCCGCAAAATATTTTCGTTTTTGTTTTCAGTTGAGCGTGGATTTCCAATCCTATCACGGTTTCAAATTT from Chitinispirillales bacterium harbors:
- the gatB gene encoding Asp-tRNA(Asn)/Glu-tRNA(Gln) amidotransferase subunit GatB, which produces MKFETVIGLEIHAQLKTKTKIFCGCKTSFGDEPNTHSCPVCLGLPGALPVLNREVVKKAIRAGLATNHSIRKESVFARKNYFYPDLPKGYQISQFELPICENGYLDITVDNAEKRVKITRIHLEEDAGKLIHDQDSDSLFDANRCGTPLIEIVSEPDMRSSEEAYQYLVSLKKILQYLDVCDCNMEEGSLRCDANVSIRPVGETKLGTKAELKNMNSFSNVKKAIDYEVMRQTELIESGGKVVQQTFLWDADKNITIAMRTKESSDDYRYFPDPDLTALIVNDDMINEQKNSLPELPKAKEKRFSEQYELENNAITVLTETPEIADYYEKTTKISGNAKLASGWILTDILKILKEKQCKLSDLKITAEKLGEIINLVQSDKISASAGKKILATVEESGKPPQILIEELGLAQVSDSNELQTIMEKIFADNQPEVRRLKAGDDKLTSFFVGQAMKASKGKANPKEINRIIGELLKK